TCTCGACTCTCTGtctatgatatgatatgatatgatatgatatatAATATGTTACGAGCACGAATGGACACAATGTTCGAGGTCACGAGGAGGGGATtcatctttatttcttttttttactatgAAAATTGGTAAAAAATTATATTCGGTCCTTACTAAATTGACGTAACTGAAGATCAAATTGCCAGAGGTTATAGGATTAAAAAGTACTGAAATTGCACgaggaaagaaaaaataaagaaacttTACTGTAATATGAGTTTGTCtgaagaaggaaaaaaatagaCTCCGAAAAAAATATGGGCAAATTGTCGGAAAACCATCAAGTTTGGTTATTCGCAACTTTgaaaaatactctctccgtgtgcatataggagtctcatttcttttcagcatgagttttaagaaatgttaaaaaaaagtgggtagaaaaaagttagtggtataTGGATCTCACGTTAGTTTTATGTGAAATTTGAATGAGATGTGTGTTAATAGAATGTGGGCCATATTACCGTTCACAGTAAAAATGAACCGGGATTCCTATTCGTGAACATgccgaaatggaaaaacgggactacTATATGCAGACAAAGAAGGTAggcaataataaatataatttgaaaattttctcGATCAACCCAAAGCCAAAAAGTTTAGCGTCgtacgtgttttcattttttgaagTATAGTTTGTCTTTGAGCATTTTTTATGCTACTCCGTACTATAGTGCCCAAGATAAATTTGCATGGCAATAAAATTTGCTAAAGACATACTACTACCATTCATTCAAAAAATGAAAGACGTCTAGAACGCCGAATTTTATCATggaataattttgaaaattttcaaatttatgatATGGACTATGGAGTAATtgattattttcaaaaatggcaggattgatttgaaaattttcaaatttgatgGTTTTTCCAACAATTTTCCCCAAAAAATAGAGTTCCGACAAATATTTTTTCATGCGTCCACCCCTCGATGCGACACTCACCAACGACGCGAGAAGGAAGAGCGAGAGGAAGAAGAGCATTTTGCATGCCACCCCAAACCCCCCCGAAATCGCGCTCCACGCCAGGCACGCCGCACTCGGCGTGccaaaaaacaaaaaggaaatgggCCGCAGCGCGGCCCGAAACCCGGTCAAACGCTGATAGAGCGTAATAAAGACGACCACATAATGCACCAAGCCGACCGCAAAAAGGCACAGCGCGGTCTCCCTCCACCCGACCCCGGCCGCGGCCCACGCCCCGACGAAGTTCCCCACCATCGGCAGGTGGCTGGTGGGGTTCGCCACGGCCGACAGCGACCGCTTCTCGCTCGTGAACCACTGCCCGTATAGCTTTACATCAAGCGCCACAATCGGCGCCACGAGCGCCCACAGCAGGACCTCGTGCGGGAGGCGCAAGAGTACCCGCTGTGGCGTGgcgcggaggaggaggagccacGAGATCCACGGGACGAAGAGGAAGTTGACCGCCACGCGGTCCGAGTACTCGGCCTTCACGAGCCACAGGTGGAACACGCACCTCAAAATGTAGAGGGACGAAATTAGGGCCAGGGTGCACAGAGAGAGCCACGTCATCAGCATGGCCCATGGGCCGAGGATGCGATCGGCCAcgaccaaattaaaataaaattttaatttcgtcgTGGCATGATCGTCGATTAAGGTGTTCAGAAGCACGGCTTGGGCGCCGAGGGAAAGGGAGATTGTGAAGTAGCCTGCGTTGACTCTAGTTAGGACTGACGAAGCCGAAGCTGCTGCTTCGGCTTCGTCGCCTTTGCGATTTTCGACTACAATGTCGATGGAGTTCGCCATTGGGGCTCGATTGATATTAGAGTTGCTGCCCTAATTGGGAATTTATAGCAATGTTAGGTTTAATTTACTTGAACGAAGCGTATTACGTGTGAGGGAGAATCAAGTAGGGGGCACTAATAAGTGAGAGGgtgattatatttaattttgcaatgtgtagtgtgttttgATATTGATAATAGTATAATAGTTTCTTCGTCGCCTAATTAAAGGTGTGATAAGAGATAAGCCACTAGTGCCGCCATTATCAATCTAGCTTTTTGCTTTACCTGATTTTCATTATCAGCATGATTATGAAATCAATGTTAAGCgtgattatgatttatgaaataCTAGTATATCTGTATTATGTTATTTTCAGTCGAAGTGAAATTGATTTAATGGATGCTAAACTTTCCTAATTTGGTCCTACATATGCCTATCCACTTAATCGATTTTTGTGCGTctattatagtagtataaagTATTATACCTAATTGGCTTTTCTAATTTGGTCCTACTCCTACATATCCTAATTTagtgtagtttttttttttttggtgtcaATCATGTACCACTACATTATGCACAAGACTTTTACTACGTGTTAAAATGTGTAAGACCAATTAAGATCGTTTCGTAACATATTAAATCGTTCCACATTTTTATTTAACACTACGCACCTTTGGCTGGAATTGAATGTTTtctctaatttatttatatcgACTCAAAATTTATACACCTTAACTATTGTAATACTCCTATAAAAGTAGATTACGATTTTCAGATTTATTGTGAAAATGAGTAAAATTACCTCAATATTAACAAAATGGGAATAATCATCATAGTACTTTGCACCACCAGCCGGGAATCGAGCCACTATTCTACCACTAGACGACTGGTGCTAGATGCCATCATCCCTCTGTGTTGTTATTTCTCAGATAAACAATGTCTATTCGACACGATTGCTCGCGCGGCGCGGCTTGATTAGGAGCCACTGTCAGGTTTGAGTTCAAAATCGaataaagaggtttgacaaGTAATTCTCGCCATGATAACAGTACTAACTGTGAGTATTCCGACTTTCCGATAGCTTCCAGTAGCACAAGTATGAGTGCTCTCCTATTCCGATTTTCCAATAGCTTCCAGTAGCACAACTGACACACCCTGGGGCCTGGGCGGATGCATCGACAAAATTACGGAGAATTCAAGTAGACGAGTCATTTGTTTCAAATGGAAGTGCCATATGCATTTAAGGCACCCTAAAACAGCACATGACCAACAAACGGAACAGTAATATACGGAAACAGAAAATCTTCCATACATGGTTTTAAGCAGAGAGCATGCATTTAACGAGACCTTGCTTGACCATGTTGTACCTGGAAGAGATACAAATAGTTAACTACAGCATCCCTTAAATGAACGTGACATGGCAAAGATGCCAACTATCAAAAGCTTATCAATGGGAGCTGAATGACATAGTAACAAGGAAATCCTGGCTCTTGAAACACCCGTTCAATCACCATAATGCAACCCCAAGCAAAGtcaaataaaagtaaacagcAAATTATCATACCACACTGGAGTTGAATTTCCAACTGAGATCTCTTTGAAACCAAGTCCCAGGATGCCATCAAACTTGGCCACCAAAAATGTAACACCACGTTCTTTCGTTGCCTCAATAAACTCCTGGATTAAGTCAAGGACACCACTGTAAGTAACCAAATACTACTACCCACTACAAACATAAACTAAAAGAGTAGGCAGGATCTGGTTCTTCACAACTAGGTGGCCGACTTTGACGTTGTCCTCACTGAAGAATCCAGAGATAGCCCCAGTCCCATACTGGATAGCAGCGGATTTTCCTGTAGACCAAAAACAATACagcagattttttttttatctctgtGCATAACCTACATTATGTCACATTGCAGACTAATGCATTCCAATATCATGATAAAATCCTATTAACTGATACAAATCCATGGAACTTGTTAATAGGTCGAAGGTAAATAGCAATGGTACAATGCAAATAAAAACAGATTACCAAGTACAAAAGAATGAAGGATTCTCCAGAAATAAGTACATACCATATGTAGTTACATCCAAAAAATATTTGTCAAGTATTAACAGCACCATGTTTTAGTCCGAAAAGTAACAATGCATCAGAACAAATTAACTTATTTATAAGTATACAATGTCATATGAATCTTTGGCTTGAAAGCACGGGAGAATAACGCAACATGATAACATGAGCATGAAAAAGGCAGGGGATAACACACCATTCTTCTTGTAAGTACTTGACTGGCTGGACTTGTACTTGGAGTGGAAAAAACAAGGAACCTAGCGTGTTTTCCCTTCTACAAAAccacttcaaaattttcaataaatttaCAGAAAAGTAACATTTGGCAGAGGGCACCCACAGATTGGAGCTACCAGTGTCAAAGATCACAGTGAATTTCTGCGGAGGAGTACCAATACCAATCTCTCCAAAAGACTGGGCATCCATGTAGTTCTTCAGAGCAACAATGTCAGTATCTGCAGACTCACCATATTTACCCCGGAAATTGTACTTCCTAATTGAGGCTCTCAATTTGTCTGCATCCTTCGACTCAAGACGAGCAGCAAGTCGATTGTTTTGATCAAACTTCATCTTTTTAAGTCCTATTCTTAGCAATTCATCATCCAATGCAGAAAATGCAAGAGAAAAGAACAGGCTTGAAAGGAAAAAGGTGAAAGCAATTGCTTTAACTCGGGTCCCCATTTTACCTGTAACACGGATTAACAAGTTATCTATTGCTCTGCTAAGACTACAGTTACGTAACCACTAGACGATAAAAAAAATGCCCAAGCAAGCTGCAGCATGCTATATTATATGACGACTGTGTGTATAGTGCGTACTCCCTTAAGAGTAAGGCTAGTTTTATCAACTTGATATGCACTTATCTTAGCTTCCATATTTCCATAAGACAACTATTAAATCAACCATTCCGACATACTTTACTCACCATGCAATCAAAGAATTTGTCAATTTTATCAATTTAGTCACTTTCCCCTTTCACCGGCATACAGAAACGCATCAAATAAGAAAGAGTAGCAAACtactcctacaacataagctAAATTTAGAAAGGgtgaaatacaaaaaataaacactacGACGAACAGAACATTCAAGGACAAAAAACTATAATCCATCActcaaaaaaaacaataatctATCAGTCCATAACATCTGTATAATTCATCAGTCCAAATAATCTACTAATAATCCAGATTCGTAGTGCATGCGTCGTTTGAATAAGGAAAATACAAAATCAGAAGGTTGAAATCATCACAAATCCAAAATGGATgattaaaatgttaaaattcataattcttgtcccacatcgacttggtaacgatcctagctcacctatataagcgtggataaccctccccttataaggccttttaaggggtgagtggcacatttctaatatggtatcagagcgggcattatatctctttatctcttctcttgcctacccacgtgacggaagtccgatgtgtcattacGGCCTACACGtaagggggcgtgttaaaattcataattatcATGATCGtgttaaaatttcataattcttgtcccacatcgacacCACACCCTCACGTGAGGgggtccgatgtgtcattccggcctaCACGTGAATACGtgattaaaattcataattcttgtcccacatcgacacCACACGTGAGGGGACGTgctaaaattcataattcttgtcccacatgggcgtgttaaaattcataattcttgtcccacatcgacttggtaacgatcatagcttcataattcttgtcccacatcgacttaaTTCAACGATCATAGcttcataattcttgtcccacatcgacttaaTTCTTGTCcaacatcgacttggtaacgatcctagctcagcTATATAAGTGTGGCCATTTCTAATATAAAACCTAACAAAAACCCTTCGATCACATTCACATCTGTATTTCTTCTCATTTTTGTAACAGTACCAAAATGTACCTCGCGTATTGAACAATTAAGAGGATATAAAATGAAGAATTCTTAACAGAAAAAGAAGCATACGAAATACATGAATACACACACTCACCGAGAGGTCGAAGACAGACGAGAGGAGAAGCAATCTGAAGCAGTGACGAAAGGGATGAATGGGGAGGGTGGCGAATAAATAGGAAGTAACCAAAATATATTTGGAGAAACAGTTGCAGTTTCCCGAAAATCGCAGCCGTTAATAAAAGACCTCGTACTTTTCCACAGCCGTTGGATTGTGGGGAGGTGTTATTTTCATGAAGTAGTAAGCTCGCGTGTGTCGCGGTGCATGAAGATTATGATGCGCAGCGCAATCAGAGGCGTCTAATTTGATCGAACGGTGGGAAGTGGGCACGGGACGGGATGGCCAGGTAGGTCAATGAAAAGGATGGAATAACGTGAGAGAAGGCGACGTCGCATAGTGGGGGGTTAGGGGGGCGCTCTATGCTCCGTCACATCAACATTtcatcctcctacccttccacctgcagtgtgATGCCCTATAGGTCGTCCTATAGTCCGCCataagcattttatttatttgaatatttaaaatactacaaaaattggaaaaaaacttcatttcattaaaattcaaacattacactaagaaataaaaaaaaactacaaattttCAACggtcccaaacttcttcaatcatgtcgttcatgagctgagcatggccTTGTTGGTTGTgtattgaggcctgtctagatagaaccccATTGAAGCCCATCGGTAATCTTCGAACGTGGGGCGGGGCTgccgtgctggagctagatccaccttcatcatcgccacaatcggtgactcttccaccttcgtgttcgactatcatgttatgcaagatgatgcacgcatacatgacatcggcaaTGACGTCCTTGTACCAGAACCGTCCCGAACAGATGACgtactccagtcgtcgccgggtttcatttttttcagtgagaaagattgggagtgaaatattggtgtgtgaggaaagtgagagatgggagagaattattggtgtgggaaatggaagagaaatggaggtttaaatagataaaaattttgaaaaaaaaggaaaacgcgttgcatcgtccgcgtgacccgcaatggggcggacgatacaGCGTACGATGCGTGTTCCGACGCCATCGTCCACGGACGATGTATAgggggcggacgatgcatcgggcatcgtccgcataGCTACAGTGGCGGACTATCGTTCGCCCCAGTGTGGATGCTCTTACGGGGCACCAAAACTTGCTAGGAAGCGTAACACGCGACACttggttttggatttggattcAGGTTAAGTTTTGGTTTGGGTTTGGATTATTTATTctttaaataattaagaatgatttttcagtttttaattataatttaaattttttatactatGTTCATTGGAGTATCGTCTAAGTTTGGATTTGGGGATTTTCCTTtgtttttcgttttatttttcactttctaTTTAGATGGGGATTGGGAAGATTGTATTTTGCAAATAAATAGAGAATATAAATGAATTAGGTCATTCAATTTAGATTCAATTTTAGTATAATTGATTATCAGGTTTTCTTTTCAAATTAGGATGACGAATTAATATTGacaatttaaattttgtttacgCTAAATATTAAGAATCgatattttttctttaaatagGGAAAATCATGCCaatatattatactccataaatGATAGTGAAACAAAATGTCACACATCTCTTTAAAAAATACGAACAGAAATACAATCTTTATATGGGCGTCCACAATCCATAATACTAGGAGtatcatttattaaaaatgtatctttagttaaaatttattatttgtaaACTCAAATATATTGTGGTTAATCTAATAAACTTTAATTAGTAAATAGTATACGCTACTTGCATCGAAAAGTTTTGATTTGAATTTAAACTCGTAAGCATTTTATATGTTTAAATTTAATCATATCAATATGTCTTGATTAAATTTAAACTTGTATACATTTTATGCTAGTgtgatttaattttgaatttatatactatatttaaTACCCGTGTAAAGAAATTTTCTCTTGAATGTAttttattgacattttataCTAATATCTAGATGTCTTCAATTATAATTTAAGcttttatcaataaaattaattactattCTTATCAATGCCAATCATTACTAAGTTAGACTCTTATCCTTATCAATGAAAatcatttcaaattttttatcaaCGAAAATCATTACTAATTTAGACTCTTATCAGGAGTCGGTGATTTAAActcttattaagaagtaaattCATGGATTGCATCATCATATATTAGAAGATGGTATTTTTGATTAAATATGCGATGCCTCTCCATTTAAATATTCTTaaatatatttctccccatCGTTTGTTAATCTTAGAAGATTAAATCTAGTTGGGCTCTGTTAGTGCGAATACCCAGCAATATTTGTGCTATTTCACATAGTTATATTTCACGTCTCTTCTATTCTCCGCCCTTCTTTGATTacttctcattcttcaaggcATCCGTTGTTCTTTGCTGTATCAACATGCTTCCAATGCGAAATCATTCTTTTTAATAAAGTTCGAGGtatcaattactccctccgtcccaaaaaatatgtgcacttacCATTTTCactcgtcccacaaaaatatgtgcattctatttttagaaactaaatatcaatttaataatataggtcACATTATTCACttacactactttaactaccattcacttcctctctcttacttaccataccattctcccctctactttatcaattttgtcttaattcccgtgccATCTCATccgtccatatttttatgggacggaggaagtattgtTTATTGTTTTGTCTTGAGTAGCACAAAAATATTCGTTTACCTGGATTCTGCAACTGAACCTTCCCTTTTATATGAAAAGCTCAATGTCACAAAAAATCTAATGAATATACTACAATTTATTGGCATGATTTTGTACACTCCACAACAATTAATGTAATTCAATTGAATTAAAAAGCATAGCAAAACTAACTCAATTGAGTTAACCAGCATAGCAAAACTTTATAAAAATGCATTTTAGAACCAAACAAAGATGAGATTAAGGTTGATGGATTTCTGGTGGAGTCCGAAACGTGATTATTGCACGAAGTTGGTTTGGATTACCATTGAATAAAAAATGGGGAAGTGCAATTGCAATTAAAGACAACAGAAAAATGGATAGGCGGCGAGCACGTGGGAATATTAAAGTGTAAGTGAGTGGTAAAAGATACTCATACTGGTACGGTTGAAAAAGTACGGTAGTATTATTCAAACTTAGAAAAGTGCATTCTTCAACCACCTCCACGGCTCCACCTCTACCTCCACTTTTTCAACACGATGCaactctttttcttttcctctttttgaaattttcattttcttcttatACCTCCTCCCCTCGTAAAAGTAAAGACATTTCAGACTACATTGGTCCGGGTCTGGGTCTGAATACATAAcgggtaaagtaaaagagataaaaataaaaaattaatggagTATATAAGTGAAAAATGAGGTTCATCTTATTAGACAtgaaaaaattactaaaaatagaaatgaactacttcctccgtcccaactaagatgtCATGTTTCTTTTTCGCACGTGTTTTggtaaatgataataaatagttaaaatagagagaaagtaaaaaataatgatAGATGAGAGTttcttctacattattctctctcttactttactctgtCTAGCACGAAAACAAGTGCGAAAACAAAATGTCTCTTAGCgaggacaaagggagtatttttttagagCATACCCAAATGGAAAAAATAtctctatttttataaaacggaGAAAGTAATTATTAggataaaattaaatttcaatcaaacttttattttaacaattttagtcatttatatataatgtattgttcatatttttcaacaaAACAATATCGTTTATCTTATAAAGACTAAGAAaatattgtttaattaattgttgatgACGCCACATTGATTTTTCAACTTCCATattatacaaaattttaaaaaataaatccaaactTTATATTATTTCTAATTTATGTATTAGTAGCGAGATAGACTCGAATTTGACCagattttgtgattttttaaaacTAACCCTGATTATTAATAGAACGCACCCAACGCTTCTAATTGACACAACCTTTCCACCGATCCGCCGAACTCCTCGACTTAATTATTGCCTCTTAGTACATCTTTCACCAGCTATCAAATCGCCATGTATTTAATTACCTAATCACATGTATGGTATCGAATTAATTAGTTTATCATAATTCATTTCAAGTAAACGATTATTTTATACCTTAACAATAAGGTTAGCCGCTAGCTTCGGAGCGAAGTGTCAACAGAGGCAGGAATGATCCCGCCAACatagattaaaataaattttaatccAAAGCACGAGATTCTCTCTGACATTATTGGATTGGAAAAATTAAATCACAGGAAGCTACCTTGAAAATTCTCAATAAAATGTCTTGTTGTTTTGAAGTCTacccaatatttttttttcaatgacATCGTTTACGTGTCAAAGATATGTGGCCGGGAATTTTGACTCTATTCCATTCGATGCAAACAAGTCATCACAAACACAATCCACAAGTAATCCAAAACAAACATTTGAATGTTTTGTTCTTTAATATAATTTCGGGTCGCACATATTACCGCGTGGTGTGTATTCATTCAACCAATCATGTTTTCTATAATTATGATTGGTTGAACATATTATATGACAATTTGTCCCATATATTGAATTATTAGGTCAATTACAATTCGAAATCCATACGATATTTGGAGATAAAAACGAAACAACAGGGAAAAGAATGTATATTTGTGTCCTAAACATTACAAAGACAAAACTAATATGGACATGTTAATTCCATCGTGTATCTACACCCAGAATTCTATACCCGAAACCAAAAGGCAAAAACTATCTGACACGAACTCGGACGAAATTATGACAGAGTAATAACAAATTAAGAACTCGAACACTTCGATAAACTAACACCTCGTCGAAAAAACTTGCTAATTATGTATTTACGTTAGGGTTAGCTGTTGTTGTTGTCGTTGTTGCTGTTGGGAGTGTGGTTTCCGTTATTCGCCATGATGGAGGAGATCGCCGCCGCGAGGGCGGCCGTGAAGTTGGGATCGGCCGTGATCGCCGCCGTTGCCGCGCTGAGCGTGTCGGTGAAGGACGGCTGAGCCGGCGCCGGCAGCTGAGGAGCTTCGTTGACGGATTTGGGCATGTGGAGTCCGGAAAACTTGGACTGATTGTATAGGGGTTGTCCGAAAACCGGAGGCGCGGAGACGGGAAACGGGACTTGGAAGTGCGGCGGCTGGCGTTGGTATTGTAGAGCGTTGGGCGATTGGGTGAGGTCGAGAGTGACGGTGGGGAAAGGGGCTGATGCGGAGATTGTGGCCATGTTTGATGAGCAAGGGAGGATGGTTCGGGCGAGAAAGTTGGGGTTCATTAGGCCGTCGGCGCTCGGCATCGAGCCGGAGAGGAGCATGCTGGCGGCCGCGGAAGTCGTGGACGCCATGGCCATGGCGGCCGGTGGCAACGGGTGGTTGTGCGTTCCCTCGTACGTTGTGATTAAAATTGTTCTATCCTCGGCGCACCTTTGGACTTGTTTGCGGACCGGACACCCGACTGCCATCGTGCAACGGTAGTAGGCACGTGGGCACGGATTCCCTTTCGCCATTTTCTGACCGTATTTCCTCCACTGACATCCATCAGATATCTGAAATGGCATgagattttaagaaaaattattttaagtATTAAGCAAAATATTTAGAGATTGGAACTTTTTACTAAATATGAAATGGAACATTTCAAtcgagacaaattaaaaaggaaaagtgAATATTATACCATGGGAGCTTCTGAACGAGCTCGGACTGAGACACGGGCCTTCCTCATGGTGGCCTCGATGGATTGTTGGTTGGCGTTGGTCGGATTCAATCTTTTCGCTCCCAAGGCCCAGCTTTCGGTTTCCGGGCTCTCCTCCCGGCCAGTTCTCTTACTCCTCGTCGCGTCCAAATTATTCTGAGGCGATCCCGACACCGTTCTCTCTTCCGACACGGAATTCGATTGCTCGGGAACTAGCTCTAGGAACTGTCTTGCGCCGCCGCCATTCGCCTTTCTCTCTTCGGTGATCTGAGAGAGAAGCACAGATACTATAATTAGCATGGCTGCCATCATCAATTTATAACAAGTAATTTGATGAATAATGATGCTGATCACCTCTTGTTCTTGGGTGCTAGCCTTTTGTTGCATCATTGTCATGAGATGCATCTTCAACGATGCGTGGTTGCTGCTGACCTGACTAAGCATCCCTCTCAACCTCTGATTCTCCACATTCATCCTCTCCAATTCAGCTTGAAGCTGTGCTAGCTGAAAAAAACACAtaccaaaaaaaaggaaactcTCTTGTCAAAACCAATTCAGTGAAGTTGGAAGCAATATATCccattttaattagtttgagACAGTATCAAACTAATGTGCAATCAAGGATTGTCAGGGGCAATCCCATATATACACTTAGGGTGGGGCTAAAGCCCTTAACAaaatggttttttatttttttttcttttgtaaatatttaaaatttatctaaattttaaggaaaattagtatataaaagcccttataaataaactaaaacaCCCAAGAATATACTTTAAAACAAAGTTTAAAAATCATAGCCCTTATCGTTATTTATTTCTGCGTCCACCTGAGGATACTAACAAAATCAAGTCATATAGATCGAATTACCTCACTCTTGGCTCGCTTATCTTCACCCTCACCATCGTCCACCGTGGACTGGTCGCTTCGGGCATTAGCAGTCACAAGTTGCAAACCAATCTACACGAACGATTCAAACAGATTAGGGGCTGTTTGGTAGAGAAGACGagataattaatattaaaaaaaaaaagataaaaaccaTATTTTAGCTCGTATAACTCCTTTATCTTGGAGTTATCTAAGAGTACTTACGTTAACATCGAAATCCCTGGCGGCCGACGGTTGAGGGTTCGAGTCTTCGTTCTTGACAAGCGGCTTCTTCGTTTTCTCAGCGAAGAAGTCCACTTCCCGGTGCTCGGGCGACTCCTGTCTTCGGCTGGGAAACATAACGAAACCGCTTCTATGACGATCGAAAACGGGCTTGTTCGCAAAAAACTCGGAATTATCGAGGGTGAGGCCACATCCTGTGTCCA
This DNA window, taken from Salvia splendens isolate huo1 chromosome 18, SspV2, whole genome shotgun sequence, encodes the following:
- the LOC121777376 gene encoding aspartic proteinase A2-like; translation: MGTRVKAIAFTFFLSSLFFSLAFSALDDELLRIGLKKMKFDQNNRLAARLESKDADKLRASIRKYNFRGKYGESADTDIVALKNYMDAQSFGEIGIGTPPQKFTVIFDTGSSNLWVPSAKCYFSVPCFFHSKYKSSQSSTYKKNGKSAAIQYGTGAISGFFSEDNVKVGHLVVKNQEFIEATKERGVTFLVAKFDGILGLGFKEISVGNSTPVWYNMVKQGLVKCMLSA
- the LOC121777374 gene encoding probable WRKY transcription factor 31 isoform X2 codes for the protein MDTGCGLTLDNSEFFANKPVFDRHRSGFVMFPSRRQESPEHREVDFFAEKTKKPLVKNEDSNPQPSAARDFDVNIGLQLVTANARSDQSTVDDGEGEDKRAKSELAQLQAELERMNVENQRLRGMLSQVSSNHASLKMHLMTMMQQKASTQEQEITEERKANGGGARQFLELVPEQSNSVSEERTVSGSPQNNLDATRSKRTGREESPETESWALGAKRLNPTNANQQSIEATMRKARVSVRARSEAPMISDGCQWRKYGQKMAKGNPCPRAYYRCTMAVGCPVRKQVQRCAEDRTILITTYEGTHNHPLPPAAMAMASTTSAAASMLLSGSMPSADGLMNPNFLARTILPCSSNMATISASAPFPTVTLDLTQSPNALQYQRQPPHFQVPFPVSAPPVFGQPLYNQSKFSGLHMPKSVNEAPQLPAPAQPSFTDTLSAATAAITADPNFTAALAAAISSIMANNGNHTPNSNNDNNNS
- the LOC121777374 gene encoding probable WRKY transcription factor 31 isoform X1 encodes the protein MDTGCGLTLDNSEFFANKPVFDRHRSGFVMFPSRRQESPEHREVDFFAEKTKKPLVKNEDSNPQPSAARDFDVNIGLQLVTANARSDQSTVDDGEGEDKRAKSELAQLQAELERMNVENQRLRGMLSQVSSNHASLKMHLMTMMQQKASTQEQEVISIIIHQITCYKLMMAAMLIIVSVLLSQITEERKANGGGARQFLELVPEQSNSVSEERTVSGSPQNNLDATRSKRTGREESPETESWALGAKRLNPTNANQQSIEATMRKARVSVRARSEAPMISDGCQWRKYGQKMAKGNPCPRAYYRCTMAVGCPVRKQVQRCAEDRTILITTYEGTHNHPLPPAAMAMASTTSAAASMLLSGSMPSADGLMNPNFLARTILPCSSNMATISASAPFPTVTLDLTQSPNALQYQRQPPHFQVPFPVSAPPVFGQPLYNQSKFSGLHMPKSVNEAPQLPAPAQPSFTDTLSAATAAITADPNFTAALAAAISSIMANNGNHTPNSNNDNNNS
- the LOC121777375 gene encoding S-type anion channel SLAH1-like, producing the protein MANSIDIVVENRKGDEAEAAASASSVLTRVNAGYFTISLSLGAQAVLLNTLIDDHATTKLKFYFNLVVADRILGPWAMLMTWLSLCTLALISSLYILRCVFHLWLVKAEYSDRVAVNFLFVPWISWLLLLRATPQRVLLRLPHEVLLWALVAPIVALDVKLYGQWFTSEKRSLSAVANPTSHLPMVGNFVGAWAAAGVGWRETALCLFAVGLVHYVVVFITLYQRLTGFRAALRPISFLFFGTPSAACLAWSAISGGFGVACKMLFFLSLFLLASLMCRPAYFKKSIKKFSVAWWAYSFPVSFVAVASTQYAEEVKGVAAGGLMLLLSSLSLLVFVAMLILTALNTDRLLRQNDSSLSFT